One segment of bacterium DNA contains the following:
- a CDS encoding dCMP deaminase family protein has translation MDLPKDIAILLEQLGISETPPVRLRTRKSWDEYFTGIAALVAERSTCLSRNVGAVLVRERRILATGYNGAPAGLPHCPFCIRKLSNVPSGERHELCRGLHAEQNCLIQCARNGVSSNGAAIYVYGGTPCVICAKMLVNAGVRRVVATEKYPDELGLAIMEEAGIETKVIGGNQ, from the coding sequence ATGGACCTTCCTAAAGATATAGCCATTTTACTCGAGCAGCTCGGCATCTCGGAGACGCCGCCGGTGCGCCTCCGGACGCGGAAGAGCTGGGACGAGTACTTTACGGGCATCGCCGCGCTCGTCGCGGAGCGCTCGACCTGCCTGAGCCGGAACGTCGGCGCCGTTCTGGTTCGCGAGCGGCGCATCCTGGCCACCGGGTACAACGGCGCGCCGGCGGGCTTGCCGCACTGCCCTTTTTGCATCCGGAAATTAAGCAACGTCCCTTCCGGCGAGCGACACGAGTTGTGCCGCGGCCTGCACGCCGAACAGAACTGCTTAATACAGTGCGCCCGCAACGGCGTCTCCAGCAACGGCGCGGCGATATACGTGTACGGCGGTACGCCGTGCGTGATTTGCGCGAAGATGCTGGTCAACGCCGGCGTGCGGCGCGTCGTCGCGACCGAGAAGTACCCGGACGAGCTCGGGTTGGCCATTATGGAAGAGGCCGGAATCGAAACCAAGGTGATAGGAGGGAATCAGTAA
- the purH gene encoding bifunctional phosphoribosylaminoimidazolecarboxamide formyltransferase/IMP cyclohydrolase, which yields MAARAALVAVYDKTGAVELARGLAELGYQIISTGGTARRLRRAGVEAVEVADVTAFPEILGGRVKTLHPKIFGGILARPTPGHRKQLAQKRIKAIDVVAVNLYPFEETVKGARVSEREAVEQIDIGGVALLRAAAKNFERVVTLSSPSQYEEALERLRSGGNDVGWRWELAREAFGVTARYDAAVANYFGGWTPRRKRFADHLLLEYEKITEATYGENPHQRAALYGGGAAGFKQLAGPAPSYNNFLDLAAAVDLANEFQRPACVVVKHNSPCGVALADTPAEAFRRAWAADVLSAFGGIVAFNKAVDDDAAAAMMAKGTFFHICAASSFKKGVVEYLRTAKRWTDRLRVFAGKYTRPRLEYRSVLGGLLVQDTDRRPAARDRWEQVAGPEVPPDVIEDLRFAWTVAKYARSNAVVIAKDSVTLAIGAGSVNRLWPAEDAVRRAGEAARGAVAASDGFFPKPDTPEALCRAGVRAIVQPPGSKGDEAVVELAKEYGVALFFAARRHFRH from the coding sequence ATGGCGGCGCGCGCGGCGTTGGTCGCGGTTTACGATAAAACCGGCGCGGTAGAATTGGCGCGGGGCTTGGCCGAGCTCGGCTATCAAATAATCAGCACGGGCGGCACGGCGCGCCGTCTGCGCCGCGCCGGCGTCGAAGCGGTCGAAGTCGCCGACGTAACGGCCTTCCCCGAAATCTTGGGCGGCCGCGTCAAGACGCTGCACCCGAAGATATTCGGCGGCATCCTCGCCCGGCCTACGCCCGGCCACCGCAAACAGCTCGCCCAAAAGCGCATCAAGGCCATCGACGTCGTCGCCGTCAACCTGTACCCTTTCGAGGAGACGGTGAAAGGCGCGCGCGTTTCCGAACGGGAGGCGGTGGAACAAATAGATATCGGCGGCGTCGCGCTGCTGCGCGCCGCGGCCAAGAATTTCGAACGCGTCGTCACCCTGTCGTCGCCGTCGCAGTACGAGGAGGCGCTCGAGCGTTTACGGTCCGGCGGCAACGACGTGGGTTGGCGATGGGAGCTGGCGCGCGAGGCCTTCGGCGTGACGGCGCGCTACGACGCGGCCGTCGCCAACTACTTCGGCGGGTGGACGCCGCGGCGGAAGAGGTTCGCGGACCATCTACTTTTAGAATACGAGAAGATAACGGAAGCAACGTACGGCGAAAACCCCCACCAGCGGGCCGCTCTCTACGGTGGCGGGGCTGCCGGCTTTAAACAACTCGCCGGGCCGGCGCCTTCGTACAACAACTTCCTCGACCTGGCCGCGGCCGTCGATTTGGCGAACGAGTTCCAAAGGCCGGCGTGCGTCGTCGTGAAGCACAACAGCCCCTGCGGCGTCGCACTGGCGGATACGCCGGCGGAGGCTTTCCGGCGCGCCTGGGCCGCGGATGTGTTGTCGGCTTTCGGCGGCATTGTCGCGTTTAACAAAGCCGTGGACGACGACGCCGCGGCGGCCATGATGGCCAAGGGGACCTTTTTCCACATCTGCGCGGCTTCCTCGTTTAAGAAAGGCGTAGTGGAGTATTTACGGACCGCCAAGCGTTGGACCGACCGCTTGCGCGTTTTCGCGGGGAAATACACGCGGCCTCGCCTCGAGTACCGAAGCGTCCTCGGCGGCCTATTGGTCCAGGATACGGACCGGCGGCCCGCGGCGCGCGATCGGTGGGAGCAGGTGGCCGGGCCGGAGGTGCCGCCGGACGTAATAGAGGATTTGCGGTTCGCGTGGACCGTGGCCAAGTACGCGCGCTCCAACGCCGTGGTAATAGCTAAGGACTCGGTTACGTTGGCTATAGGCGCCGGGTCCGTCAACCGCCTGTGGCCGGCGGAAGACGCGGTTCGCCGCGCCGGCGAGGCCGCCCGGGGCGCGGTAGCGGCGTCGGACGGCTTTTTCCCCAAGCCGGATACGCCGGAAGCCCTCTGTCGCGCCGGGGTGCGGGCCATCGTTCAACCGCCGGGTTCCAAAGGCGACGAGGCCGTCGTCGAGCTCGCGAAGGAGTACGGCGTCGCGCTGTTCTTCGCGGCCAGGCGCCATTTCAGGCATTGA
- the purM gene encoding phosphoribosylformylglycinamidine cyclo-ligase produces MVTYKEAGVDQAGADQFVGRIKRLSHVLDESRVIGEIGLFSGLMDISDLGYEEPVLAAGTDGVGSKLEVAFALGNHHTVGIDLVALSVNDVICCGARPLFFLDYMAVGRLDLGQGEAIVKGIVEGCRQAGCALLGGETSQLPTFYRPGRYDLAGFAVGVVERSKIIDGSRVRPGDVVVGLASSGAHSNGFTLIQKIIEEQGLEYAERFDEGRTLGEELLTPMRVYVSEVMRLLEAGVDVRAVAHVTGGGIPGNLVRVLPEGVGARLEKSRWPVPKIFTKIAEWGGVPEEEMCGVYNMGLGMLVVVGRGEEERALEALGEGMVVGECTSGEGVALV; encoded by the coding sequence GTGGTTACGTACAAAGAAGCTGGCGTCGACCAGGCGGGCGCCGACCAGTTCGTAGGCCGGATAAAAAGGCTCTCCCACGTACTCGACGAATCGCGCGTAATAGGCGAGATCGGTTTGTTCTCCGGCCTGATGGACATAAGCGACCTCGGGTACGAAGAGCCCGTGCTGGCGGCCGGGACCGACGGCGTGGGCTCGAAGCTGGAGGTAGCGTTCGCCCTCGGGAATCACCACACCGTCGGTATCGACCTCGTCGCCCTGAGCGTCAACGACGTCATCTGCTGCGGCGCCCGGCCGCTTTTCTTCTTGGATTATATGGCGGTAGGCCGCTTGGACCTCGGCCAGGGCGAGGCCATCGTCAAGGGCATCGTCGAGGGGTGCCGCCAGGCGGGGTGCGCGCTCCTGGGCGGCGAGACGTCCCAGCTCCCCACGTTTTACCGCCCGGGCCGCTACGACCTCGCCGGTTTCGCCGTCGGGGTAGTGGAACGTTCGAAAATAATCGACGGCTCGAGGGTCCGCCCGGGCGACGTCGTCGTCGGCCTGGCGTCGTCGGGCGCTCACTCCAACGGTTTTACCCTCATACAAAAGATCATCGAGGAGCAGGGGTTGGAGTACGCCGAGCGTTTCGACGAGGGCCGGACGCTGGGCGAAGAGCTCTTGACGCCCATGCGGGTCTACGTTTCGGAGGTAATGCGGCTGCTCGAGGCCGGCGTGGACGTTCGCGCCGTCGCCCACGTGACGGGCGGCGGCATCCCGGGCAACCTCGTACGCGTCTTGCCGGAGGGGGTCGGCGCCCGGCTCGAGAAAAGCCGCTGGCCGGTACCCAAAATTTTTACGAAGATCGCCGAATGGGGCGGCGTCCCGGAAGAAGAGATGTGCGGCGTCTACAACATGGGGTTGGGGATGTTGGTCGTCGTGGGCCGCGGCGAGGAGGAGCGCGCGCTCGAGGCGTTGGGCGAGGGTATGGTCGTGGGCGAATGCACGAGCGGAGAGGGCGTAGCGCTGGTGTGA
- the purD gene encoding phosphoribosylamine--glycine ligase: protein MVAKASKKKKSVLVVGGGGREHTLAWAFHKSPQVGRVFAAPGNAGTAQIAENVAVGTGDIEALAKFAQKEKVDLTVVGPEAPLAEGIVNRFRAAKLPIFGPTKQAALIESSKIFAKELALKAGIPTAPAEIFDDAEAARRYIDISGAPCVVKADGLAAGKGVTVAMTEEEAYAAVEAAMVERKFGPAGDRILIEDYIGGEEASILAVTDGEHIAVMIPSQDHKRLKDGDAGPNTGGMGAYAPAPVIDGKTLKTVTETIIEPAIVALAAEGTPYQGCLYAGLIVDFEGPKLLEFNCRFGDPEAQAVLPLLQDDLYEVCASATAGNLGFNHFEWRPGAAVAVVAASKGYPGEYDKGLVIKGLDKVAAMEDVIVFHAGTAEERDKVVTAGGRVLAVTALGVTVADAIKKAYEAMGHVRFAGIQYRRDIGYKAVARRRG from the coding sequence ATGGTCGCCAAAGCGTCGAAGAAAAAGAAATCGGTCCTCGTCGTCGGCGGCGGCGGCCGCGAACATACGCTCGCGTGGGCGTTCCATAAATCTCCCCAGGTCGGGAGGGTGTTCGCGGCGCCCGGGAACGCCGGTACGGCGCAAATAGCCGAGAACGTCGCCGTCGGCACGGGCGACATAGAAGCTCTCGCGAAATTCGCACAGAAAGAGAAAGTCGACCTGACGGTCGTAGGCCCGGAGGCGCCGTTAGCAGAAGGTATCGTCAACCGGTTCCGCGCCGCCAAATTACCCATCTTCGGGCCCACCAAGCAAGCCGCGCTCATCGAATCCTCGAAAATTTTCGCGAAGGAACTAGCCCTCAAGGCCGGCATACCGACGGCGCCGGCGGAGATATTCGACGACGCGGAAGCCGCTCGGCGCTATATCGACATAAGCGGCGCGCCGTGCGTGGTTAAAGCGGACGGCCTCGCCGCGGGTAAAGGGGTTACCGTCGCGATGACGGAGGAGGAAGCGTACGCCGCGGTCGAGGCGGCTATGGTCGAGAGGAAGTTCGGTCCGGCCGGAGATAGAATCCTTATCGAGGATTATATAGGCGGCGAAGAGGCGTCTATTTTGGCCGTCACGGACGGCGAGCATATAGCGGTGATGATTCCGTCGCAGGACCACAAACGTCTAAAAGACGGCGACGCCGGGCCTAATACGGGCGGGATGGGGGCGTACGCGCCGGCGCCCGTCATCGACGGGAAGACGCTCAAAACGGTTACCGAAACCATTATTGAACCGGCGATTGTCGCTCTGGCCGCCGAGGGGACCCCTTATCAGGGTTGCCTTTACGCGGGTTTGATCGTGGATTTCGAAGGGCCGAAATTGTTGGAGTTTAACTGCCGCTTCGGCGACCCAGAAGCGCAGGCGGTGCTCCCTTTGCTCCAGGACGACCTTTACGAGGTGTGCGCGAGCGCGACGGCCGGCAACCTTGGGTTTAATCATTTCGAGTGGAGGCCGGGGGCGGCCGTGGCGGTCGTCGCCGCGTCGAAGGGCTATCCCGGCGAATACGACAAAGGCCTCGTCATCAAGGGATTGGATAAGGTTGCCGCGATGGAAGACGTCATCGTCTTCCACGCCGGTACCGCGGAGGAAAGGGATAAGGTAGTGACCGCCGGCGGCCGCGTGTTAGCGGTAACCGCGCTCGGCGTTACCGTTGCCGACGCCATCAAGAAAGCGTACGAAGCTATGGGGCACGTACGGTTCGCCGGAATACAATACCGTCGCGATATAGGCTACAAAGCCGTGGCGCGGAGGAGGGGATAA